The following are encoded together in the Lactuca sativa cultivar Salinas chromosome 1, Lsat_Salinas_v11, whole genome shotgun sequence genome:
- the LOC128127016 gene encoding uncharacterized protein LOC128127016, with amino-acid sequence MVDKKCSKNFAKQFINHSSVDQNGFPLYRRRNDGHFVEKSGVRLDNRNVVPYNKYLLKRYQAHINIEWCNQGSSIKYLFKYINKGPDRATVAVVPTNNECENNDAVDEIAKYYDCRYLSACEASWRIFTYDVHCRYPSVVRLPFHLLNQQQIVYGEDDDIDDVLDKPSVAASKFTAWMECNAIDSEARKLTYVEFPTKFVWILNGRFWKRRKVGKAIGRIHSVSPKLGEAYFLRILLNKVKGPTSFDDIRTVNGQTHSSFRDACYALELLDDDKEYIDAIKEASHFGSGFYLRFLFATLLMCNSMSKPEVV; translated from the coding sequence ATGGTGGATAAAAAGTGCTCTAAAAACTTTGCAAAACAATTCATTAATCATTCTTCTGTAGATCAGAATGGTTTTCCGTTATATAGGCGAAGAAACGATGGTCATTTTGTAGAAAAATCAGGTGTAAGGTTGGATAATAGAAATGTTGTTCCATACAACAAATATCTATTGAAAAGATATCAGGCACATATTAATATTGAATGGTGCAATCAGGGATCTTCTATAAAGTATTtgtttaaatacataaataagggtCCTGATAGAGCTACAGTTGCTGTTGTACCAACCAACAATGAATGTGAAAATAATGATGCGGTCGATGAAATAGCTAAATATTACGATTGTAGATATTTATCAGCATGTGAAGCATCATGGCGAATTTTTACATATGATGTTCATTGCAGATATCCTTCTGTTGTCAGACTGCCTTTTCATCTTCTTAATCAACAACAGATTGTATATGGTGAAGACGATGATATTGATGATGTTCTTGACAAACCTTCTGTTGCGGCTTCAAAGTTCACAGCTTGGATGGAATGTAATGCAATCGACAGTGAAGCACGAAAACTCACATATGTTGAATTCCCTACAAAGTTTGTTTGGATATTAAATGGTCGGTTTTGGAAGCGAAGGAAAGTAGGAAAAGCCATCGGTAGAATTCATTCTGTTTCACCTAAACTAGGTGAGGCATATTTCTTAAGGATTCTTTTAAATAAAGTAAAAGGACCAACATCATTTGATGATATTCGCACGGTAAATGGTCAAACACATTCTTCTTTTAGAGATGCTTGTTATGCACTCGAGCTATTAGATGATGACAAGGAATACATTGATGCAATTAAAGAAGCAAGTCATTTTGGATCTGGTTTTTATCTACGCTTTTTATTTGCTACATTGTTGATGTGTAATAGTATGTCAAAACCAGAGGTCGTTTGA
- the LOC128127017 gene encoding ATP-dependent DNA helicase PIF1-like, with product MSYPDVESVSSSNNRLITEELDYDVPMIKNDYDRMFLALTDEQRNIFLNIMSAIQENKGGVFFVYSYGGTGKTFLWKTISAAIRSEGNIVLNVASSGIASLLLPGGRTAHSRFIISFELTEDSFCNINPDGELASLIRKTSLIIWDEAPMIHKHAFEALDRTFKDLLRCVNSTISNIPFGGKVIVFGGDFRQILPVVPGGSRQNIVNASLSSSYLWEHCKVHRLTKNMRLTVGRDQSDIGKIRDFANWLLDIGEGKLGGPNDGETIIDIPDDILINDSHDPIVVQEINDRLLKKFPGDEVEYFSSDSICESEFLHDQFDANLYSPDVLNGLKVSGLPNHKLVLKIGVPVMLLRNIDQKNGLCNGTRLQVLSLGKRVIEARIITGTNIGNRTFIPRMSLTPSEKKIPFKFTRRQFPLAVCFAMTINKSQGQSLSNVGLFLKDPVFSHEQLYVALSRVQSREGLKLLILDKDDKLTNKTSNVVYKEVFRNL from the exons atGTCATACCCAGATGTTGAATCCGTTTCTTCTTCAAACAATCGGCTTATCACCGAGGAGCTAGATTACGACGTTCCCATGATAAAGAATGACTATGATCGTATGTTTCTTGCATTAACAGATGAGCAACGTAATATTTTCCTAAACATCATGAGTGCTATTCAAGAAAATAAAGGAGGTGTCTTCTTTGTTTACAGTTATGGTGGAACGGGTAAAACTTTTTTATGGAAAACAATATCTGCAGCAATTAGATCTGAAGGAAATATTGTATTAAATGTTGCTTCAAGCGGTATTGCTTCCTTATTATTGCCTGGTGGTAGAACAGCACACTCTCGATTTATAATTTCATTTGAGCTTACAGAGGATTCTTTTTGTAACATAAATCCAGACGGTGAGTTGGCAAGCTTAATAAGAAAAACCTCTTTAATAATTTGGGATGAAGCACCTATGATCCATAAGCATGCATTTGAAGCTTTAGATCGAACTTTTAAGGATTTACTAAGGTGCGTAAATTCAACAATCTCAAATATTCCGTTTGGAGGGAAAGTTATTGTCTTTGGAGGAGATTTTAGACAGATTCTACCTGTTGTTCCGGGTGGCAGTAGACAGAACATTGTAAATGCTTCTTTGAGTTCTTCGTATTTATGGGAACATTGCAAAGTCCATAGATTAACAAAAAACATGAGGCTAACTGTTGGAAGGGATCAATCAGATATAGGAAAAATAAGAGATTTTGCAAATTGGTTGTTGGATATAGGAGAAGGAAAACTTGGTGGTCCGAACGACGGTGAAACGATTATCGATATTCCGGATGATATTCTCATTAACGATTCACATGATCCTATAG TTGTCCAGGAAATAAACGACCGTTTGCTTAAGAAGTTTCCAGGAGATGAAGTTGAATATTTCAGTTCAGACAGCATATGTGAATCCGAATTTCTCCATGATCAATTTGATGCAAATCTATACTCTCCTGATGTATTAAATGGTCTCAAAGTATCCGGTTTACCAAATCAtaagttagttttaaaaattggtGTTCCAGTAATGTTACTGAGAAATATTGATCAGAAAAACGGCTTATGCAATGGCACAAGACTACAGGTGTTATCATTGGGCAAACGTGTTATTGAGGCACGTATAATAACTGGAACTAATATTGGAAATCGgacttttattccaagaatgTCTTTAACTCCATCAGAAAAAAAGATTCCCTTCAAATTCACAAGAAGACAGTTTCCTTTGGCCGTATGTTTTGCAATGACTATTAATAAAAGTCAAGGACAATCGTTATCAAATGTTGGTTTGTTTCTGAAAGATCCAGTTTTTTCACATGAACAATTGTATGTTGCCTTATCTAGAGTTCAGAGCAGAGAgggattaaaattattaattttagataAAGATGACAAACTCACAAATAAAACTTCCAATGTTGTTTATAAGGAAGTTTTTCGAAATTTGTAG
- the LOC111910496 gene encoding glycine-rich RNA-binding protein 3, mitochondrial: protein MAFFNKVGNMVRQTVSKQFNHELSAANPSIFQVIRCMSSSKLFVGGLSYATDEMSLREAFSAYGNVQEARVIVDRETGRSRGFGFITFTDTEAASAAIQALDQRELHGRVVKVNYANDRPQVGGGGGYRGGGFGGGGYGGGAYGGFGGDGENTGVAGGGDGFNSGGYGGNSYGSGGYGGNAGGYYDGDSNVSSGDGGR from the exons ATGGCTTTCTTCAACAAAGTGGGCAACATGGTAAGGCAGACTGTAAGCAAGCAGTTCAATCATGAACTATCGGCAGCCAACCCATCTATTTTTCAAGTGATACGATGCATGTCGTCGTCAAAACTATTTGTGGGAG GCCTGTCTTATGCCACAGATGAAATGAGCTTAAGAGAAGCTTTTAGTGCATATGGGAATGTCCAAGAAG CTAGGGTTATTGTGGATCGTGAAACTGGTCGATCTAGAGGTTTTGGCTTTATTACTTTCACTGATACTGAGGCTGCTTCTGCTGCAATTCAGGCATTGGATCAAAGg GAGTTACATGGCCGAGTGGTTAAAGTGAATTATGCAAATGATAGGCCAcaagtgggtggtggtggtggttaccGAGGTGGAGGCTTTGGTGGAGGTGGTTACGGTGGTGGGGCCTATGGTGGTTTTGGTGGTGATGGTGAGAACACTGGTGTTGCAGGTGGCGGTGATGGCTTTAACAGTGGTGGTTATGGTGGAAATAGTTATGGTAGTGGCGGCTATGGTGGTAATGCTGGTGGCTATTATGATGGAGACAGCAATGTCAGCAGTGGTGATGGTGGCAGGTGA